One genomic segment of Solidesulfovibrio sp. includes these proteins:
- the rpsI gene encoding 30S ribosomal protein S9: MSDEFYYGTGRRKSAVARTRLYKGNGRILVNDRPFEEYFPRPTLLAIVRQALVLAKLDGRVDVKVNVAGGGMTGQAEAVRHGISRALCTLDPELRGVLKKAGLLTRDSREKERKKYGQRGARARFQYSKR; the protein is encoded by the coding sequence ATGAGCGACGAATTCTACTACGGCACCGGACGCCGCAAGTCCGCCGTGGCCCGCACCCGCCTGTACAAGGGCAATGGCCGCATCCTGGTCAATGACCGTCCTTTCGAGGAATATTTCCCTCGCCCCACCCTGCTTGCCATCGTGCGCCAGGCCCTGGTGCTGGCCAAGCTCGACGGCCGGGTGGACGTGAAGGTCAACGTGGCCGGCGGCGGCATGACCGGCCAGGCCGAGGCCGTGCGGCACGGCATTTCCCGCGCCCTGTGCACCCTTGACCCGGAACTGCGCGGCGTGCTCAAAAAGGCCGGCCTGCTCACCCGCGATTCCCGCGAGAAGGAACGCAAGAAGTACGGCCAGCGCGGCGCCCGCGCCCGGTTCCAGTACTCGAAGCGTTAA
- a CDS encoding radical SAM protein yields MAEHKPAPKLVFADDDGNIYDHPELEMLVRRGDRLEPPRPDEIIPLPPESELFLLPGRDALGFDPESGEIERLEDRAVAAFVCPGHTLSATAAYATNAGAPVLPLFAYGAVGFSGDRFVVAAAKVDEDKRQVFTGIPRERIVKGARALRAKYPKNRLIEHLMGCALTSCCPAARNLALGRHEAPLPTSRACNARCVGCLSLQDPSSGFPATQSRITFRPAAQEIVEVMAEHGRREKRPVYSFGQGCEGEPLTEIRVIAEAVARFRQNGGTGTVNVNSNASLPEAVEAFAAAGGDSIRVSLSSAEAALYEAYYRPQGYGFGDVVQSLARARAAGLFISLNFLFFPGVSDTEAELAALTDLITAHRVDFVQLRNLNLDPELYLSVARGSGALADPARHASMGLRNFRKRLRKACPWLRFGYFNPDVAEAPPTAD; encoded by the coding sequence ATGGCCGAACACAAGCCCGCGCCCAAGCTCGTTTTCGCCGACGACGACGGCAACATCTACGACCACCCGGAACTGGAAATGCTCGTGCGCCGGGGCGACCGGCTGGAACCGCCGCGCCCCGACGAGATCATCCCCCTGCCCCCGGAAAGCGAACTGTTCCTGCTGCCCGGCCGCGACGCCCTGGGCTTCGACCCCGAATCCGGGGAGATCGAGCGCCTGGAGGACCGGGCCGTGGCCGCCTTCGTCTGCCCGGGGCACACGCTCTCGGCCACGGCCGCCTACGCCACCAATGCCGGCGCGCCGGTGCTGCCGCTTTTCGCCTACGGCGCGGTGGGTTTTTCCGGGGACCGGTTCGTGGTGGCGGCGGCGAAGGTCGACGAGGACAAGCGGCAGGTCTTTACCGGCATCCCGCGCGAGCGCATCGTCAAGGGCGCCCGGGCGCTTCGGGCCAAATACCCCAAAAACCGGCTCATCGAGCACCTGATGGGCTGCGCGCTGACGTCGTGCTGTCCGGCGGCCCGCAACCTGGCCCTGGGGCGCCACGAAGCCCCCCTGCCCACCTCGCGCGCCTGCAACGCCCGCTGCGTCGGCTGCCTGTCGCTCCAGGACCCGTCCTCGGGCTTTCCCGCCACCCAAAGCCGCATCACCTTCCGGCCGGCGGCCCAGGAGATCGTGGAGGTCATGGCCGAGCACGGCCGGCGCGAAAAACGGCCGGTCTACTCCTTCGGCCAGGGCTGCGAGGGCGAGCCGCTCACGGAAATCCGGGTCATCGCCGAGGCCGTGGCCCGCTTTCGCCAAAACGGCGGCACCGGCACGGTCAACGTCAACAGCAACGCCAGCCTGCCCGAGGCCGTGGAGGCCTTTGCCGCGGCCGGCGGCGACTCCATTCGGGTGAGCCTGTCGAGCGCCGAGGCGGCCCTCTACGAAGCCTACTACCGCCCCCAGGGCTACGGCTTCGGCGACGTGGTCCAGAGCCTGGCCCGGGCCCGGGCGGCCGGGCTGTTCATTTCGCTCAATTTCCTCTTTTTCCCGGGCGTGTCCGACACCGAGGCGGAACTGGCGGCATTAACCGACCTGATCACCGCCCACCGGGTGGATTTCGTGCAGCTGCGCAACTTGAACCTCGACCCCGAGCTCTACCTGTCCGTGGCGCGCGGCAGCGGCGCCCTGGCCGACCCGGCCCGCCACGCCTCCATGGGGCTTCGAAACTTCCGCAAGCGCCTGCGCAAGGCCTGCCCCTGGCTGCGCTTCGGCTATTTCAACCCGGACGTGGCCGAGGCCCCGCCGACGGCCGACTGA
- the rplM gene encoding 50S ribosomal protein L13, whose product MKTFSPTPKDISRNWFVVDASDKILGRLASAVAVRLRGKHKAEFCPHLDTGDFIVVVNAGKVRTTGRKLDQKKYYRHSGWIGGLKETNLRDMLATKPEEVIRKAVRGMLPKNRLGRAMLKKLKVYAGEAHPHEAQKPETLDV is encoded by the coding sequence ATGAAAACGTTTAGCCCGACGCCCAAAGATATTTCCCGAAACTGGTTCGTGGTCGACGCCTCGGACAAGATCCTCGGCCGCTTGGCCTCCGCCGTGGCCGTGCGCCTGCGCGGCAAGCACAAGGCGGAATTCTGCCCCCATCTGGATACCGGCGACTTCATTGTCGTGGTCAACGCCGGCAAGGTGCGCACCACCGGCCGCAAGCTGGACCAGAAAAAATACTATCGGCATTCCGGGTGGATCGGCGGCCTGAAGGAAACCAACCTGCGGGACATGCTGGCCACCAAGCCGGAAGAAGTCATCCGCAAGGCTGTCCGGGGCATGCTGCCGAAAAACCGACTCGGCCGGGCCATGCTCAAAAAACTCAAGGTTTACGCCGGGGAAGCCCATCCCCACGAGGCGCAGAAGCCCGAAACCCTCGACGTGTAA
- the purM gene encoding phosphoribosylformylglycinamidine cyclo-ligase, giving the protein MADRSAAYKAAGVDIDAGNSLVSRIKSIVAGTYGKGVVSDIGGFGGLFKLEAGAYAEPVLVSSTDGVGTKLKLAHDFDRHDTVGIDLVAMCVNDILVQGAKPLFFLDYFATGKLSVDLAARVVTGIAEGCKEAGCALLGGETAEMPGFYPDGVYDLAGFCVGIVDNAKIVDGSSIGVDDVVIGIESSGPHSNGYSLIRKILDASGLGPDDPMPLAGRTVAEALCAPTRIYVKTVLNLLRDFEIKGMVHITGGGFYDNVNRILPRGVAAHIRFSSWEVPPVFDWLREQGRLTWPEMLQIFNCGIGFMLVVAPEIAGDVVQRLKALHEYARIIGRIEIRKEGAEQVEVSFPKQRD; this is encoded by the coding sequence ATGGCCGACAGATCGGCCGCCTACAAGGCGGCGGGCGTTGACATCGACGCCGGCAATTCCCTGGTTTCGCGCATCAAATCCATCGTGGCCGGCACGTACGGCAAGGGCGTGGTCTCGGACATCGGCGGCTTCGGCGGGCTTTTCAAGCTGGAGGCCGGCGCCTACGCGGAACCGGTCCTGGTTTCCTCCACCGACGGCGTCGGCACCAAGCTCAAGCTCGCCCACGACTTCGACCGCCACGATACCGTGGGTATCGACCTTGTGGCCATGTGTGTCAACGACATTCTGGTTCAGGGCGCCAAGCCGCTTTTCTTTCTGGATTATTTCGCCACGGGCAAGCTGTCCGTGGACCTGGCCGCCCGGGTCGTCACCGGCATCGCCGAAGGCTGCAAGGAGGCCGGCTGCGCGCTTTTGGGCGGCGAGACGGCCGAGATGCCAGGCTTTTACCCCGACGGCGTCTACGACCTGGCCGGCTTTTGCGTCGGCATCGTGGACAACGCCAAGATCGTCGACGGCTCGAGCATCGGCGTGGACGACGTGGTCATCGGCATCGAGTCCTCGGGGCCGCACTCCAACGGCTACTCGCTGATCCGCAAGATCCTCGACGCCTCGGGGCTTGGCCCCGACGATCCCATGCCCCTTGCCGGCAGGACCGTGGCCGAGGCGCTGTGCGCGCCCACGCGCATCTACGTCAAGACCGTGCTCAATTTGCTGCGCGATTTCGAGATCAAGGGCATGGTCCACATCACCGGCGGCGGGTTCTACGACAACGTCAACCGCATCCTGCCCCGGGGGGTGGCCGCCCATATTCGCTTCAGCTCGTGGGAAGTGCCGCCGGTTTTCGACTGGCTGCGCGAGCAGGGCAGGCTCACCTGGCCGGAGATGCTGCAGATTTTCAACTGCGGCATCGGCTTCATGCTGGTGGTCGCCCCGGAGATCGCCGGCGACGTCGTGCAGCGCTTAAAGGCCCTGCACGAATACGCCCGCATCATCGGCCGCATCGAGATCCGCAAGGAAGGCGCCGAACAGGTCGAGGTCAGTTTTCCCAAACAGCGCGACTAG
- the amrS gene encoding AmmeMemoRadiSam system radical SAM enzyme, with the protein MHPASLWKKLPDGRAACRLCAHFCRIEDGKRGLCGVRTNVGGELMTLVYDRVAAAHLDPVEKKPLYHFHPGSLTFSFGTMGCNLSCAFCQNYSLSQPPRQGRAIAGETVTPAELVAAAQRSGAASISYTYSEPTVFFELMRDTADLAHEAGLHNIMISNGFQSRQCLDALAGRIDAANIDLKAMEPQFYERICGAKLAPVLKNLVHMRRLGWWIEVTTLLIPGANDDAAQLRRLADFLCQELGADTPWHISRFHPDFAMRETPSTPLESLLRAHAIGREAGLRYVYVGNIRDDTWNRTLCPSCGAAVLERAGMGLGQARTREGHCASCGTSIAGRGLP; encoded by the coding sequence ATGCATCCGGCTTCGCTGTGGAAAAAGCTGCCCGACGGACGCGCGGCCTGCCGGCTGTGCGCGCACTTCTGTCGTATCGAGGACGGGAAACGCGGCCTGTGCGGCGTTCGCACCAATGTCGGGGGCGAGCTGATGACCCTGGTCTACGACCGGGTGGCGGCGGCCCATCTGGACCCGGTGGAAAAAAAGCCGCTGTACCATTTTCACCCCGGCAGCCTGACGTTTTCCTTCGGCACCATGGGCTGCAACCTGTCGTGCGCCTTCTGTCAGAACTATTCCCTGTCCCAGCCGCCGCGCCAGGGCCGGGCGATCGCCGGCGAAACGGTGACGCCGGCCGAACTGGTCGCGGCGGCGCAACGTTCCGGGGCGGCCTCCATCTCCTACACCTATTCGGAACCGACGGTCTTTTTCGAACTCATGCGCGACACGGCCGACCTGGCCCACGAAGCGGGACTCCACAACATCATGATATCCAACGGCTTTCAAAGCCGGCAGTGCCTGGACGCCCTGGCCGGGCGCATCGACGCGGCCAACATCGACCTCAAGGCCATGGAGCCGCAATTCTACGAGCGCATCTGCGGGGCGAAGCTTGCGCCGGTGCTCAAGAACCTGGTGCATATGCGCAGGCTCGGCTGGTGGATCGAGGTGACGACCCTGCTCATTCCCGGAGCCAACGACGACGCGGCGCAATTGCGCCGTCTGGCGGATTTCCTGTGCCAGGAACTGGGGGCGGACACCCCCTGGCACATTTCGCGGTTTCATCCGGATTTCGCCATGCGCGAGACGCCGTCGACGCCCCTGGAGAGCTTGCTGCGCGCCCACGCCATCGGGCGGGAGGCCGGGCTTCGCTACGTGTATGTGGGCAATATCCGGGATGACACCTGGAACCGGACCCTGTGTCCCTCCTGCGGTGCGGCGGTGCTGGAACGAGCGGGCATGGGTCTTGGGCAGGCGCGCACCCGGGAGGGGCATTGCGCTTCCTGCGGCACGTCCATTGCCGGCCGCGGCCTGCCTTAG